A single region of the Lotus japonicus ecotype B-129 chromosome 4, LjGifu_v1.2 genome encodes:
- the LOC130715784 gene encoding ubiquitin-conjugating enzyme E2 4-like isoform X2, whose translation MSSPTKRRDMDFMKLMMSDYKVETINDDMQEFFVEFHGPKNSPYQDGVWKLKVEIPDAYPFKSPSIGFVNKIYHPNIDEPSGTICLDVINQRWSPMYDPMNADAADLMLKDPAAYEQKVREYCEKYAKPEDIGATQEESSTDDDDDEDEDEDEDDGASEDDYASSDDGIAGEPDP comes from the exons ATGTCTTCCCCAACCAAGCGCCGAGACATGGATTTCATGAAGCT GATGATGAGTGATTACAAGGTGGAAACTATCAATGATGACATGCAAGAGTTCTTTGTGGAATTTCATGGACCTAAGAACA GTCCTTATCAAGATGGTGTTTGGAAATTAAAAGTGGAGATACCAGATGCTTATCCTTTTAAGTCTCCATCCATTGGTTTCGTCAACAAAATTTACCATCCTAATATTGATGAACC GTCTGGTACAATTTGCTTGGATGTTATTAATCAGAGATGGAGTCCCATGTATG ATCCAATGAATGCTGATGCTGCTGATTTGATGCTGAAAGATCCTGCTGCTTATGAACAAAAAGTCAGAG AATATTGTGAAAAATATGCCAAGCCGGAAGATATTGGAGCTACTCAGGAGGAAAGTTctactgatgatgatgatgatgaggatgaggatgaggatgaggatgatggGGCGAGTGAAGATGATTATGCCTCTAGCGATGATGGTATTGCAGGCGAACCTGATCCATAG
- the LOC130711824 gene encoding general transcription and DNA repair factor IIH helicase subunit XPB1 yields MGHGEKGRPFKKHKGSSKFEDPRKGFAEDDDVYGGDDAHDDDEGKTKDFSKLELKPDHQNRPLWACGNGRIFLETFSPLYKQAYDFLIAIAEPVCRPESMHEYNLTPHSLYAAVSVGLETETIIAVLNKLSKTKLPKDMIKFIHDSTANYGKVKLVLKKNRYLVESPFPEVLKTLLRDGVISRARITSEGANGDGFTISKAAGEIEGTHDELINEAEVAAVAEEKEAHSFEIDPAQVENVKQRCLPNALNFPMLEEYDFRNDTVNPDLDMELKPQAQPRPYQEKSLSKMFGNGRARSGIIVLPCGAGKSLVGVSAACRIKKSCLCLATNAVSVDQWAFQFKLWSTIREEQICRFTSDSKERFRGNAGVVVTTYNMVAFGGKRSEESEKIIEEIRNREWGLLLMDEVHVVPAHMFRKVISITKSHCKLGLTATLVREDERITDLNFLIGPKLYEANWLDLVKGGFIANVQCAEVWCPMTKEFFAEYLKKENSKKRQALYVMNPNKFRACEFLINYHERARGDKIIVFADNLFALTEYAMKLRKPMIYGATSHVERTKILHAFKTSKEVNTVFLSKVGDNSIDIPEANVIIQISSHAGSRRQEAQRLGRILRAKGKIEDRMAGGKEEYNAFFYSLVSTDTQEMYYSTKRQQFLIDQGYSFKVITSLPPSDEGSRLSYHHLEDQLALLGKVLSAGDDAVGLEQLEEDTDEIALNSARRSHGSMSAMSGAKGMVYMEYSTGRKGQGQIKSKPKDPAKRHFLFKRRFGAS; encoded by the exons ATGGGACACGGTGAAAAGGGACGACCCTTCAAAAAGCACAAAGGCTCATCCAAATTC GAAGATCCCCGGAAAGGATTCGCCGAAGATGACGATGTATATGGCGGCGATGATGCCCACGATGATGACG AAGGAAAAAccaaagattttagcaaattaGAGTTGAAACCAGATCACCAGAATCGCCCTCTCTGGGCTTGTGGCAATGGCCGCATATTCCTTGAGACCTTCTCTCCTTTGTACAAACAAGCTTATGATTTTCTCATCGCCATCGCCGAGCCCGTTTGCAG GCCGGAGTCAATGCATGAGTACAATCTTACTCCGCACTCGCTGTATGCTGCCGTTTCGGTTGGTCTAGAAACAGAAACAATCATAGCTGTTTTGAACAAGTTATCCAAGACCAAGCTTCCTAAAGATATGATTAAATTTATACATGATTCCACTGCAAATTATGGCAAAGTGAAGCTTGTTCTTAAGAAGAATCGCTACCTTGTTGAATCTCCATTTCCAGAA GTGTTGAAGACACTGCTCAGGGATGGAGTTATATCTCGAGCAAGGATTACTTCTGAG GGTGCAAATGGAGATGGATTTACAATCAGCAAAGCAGCAGGTGAAATTGAAGGCACCCATGATGAGTTGATAAATGAAGCAGAAGTGGCAGCAGTTGCAGAAGAGAAAGAAGCTCATTCGTTTGAAATTGATCCTGCTCAG GTTGAAAATGTAAAACAGCGTTGCCTGCcaaatgcattaaattttcCCATGTTGGAGGAGTATGACTTCAGAAATGATACA GTGAACCCAGACCTTGACATGGAACTAAAGCCTCAGGCACAACCTCGACCATATCAAGAGAAGAGCCTTAGTAAAATGTTTGGAAATG GTAGAGCAAGATCTGGTATCATAGTTCTACCCTGTGGTGCTGGAAAGTCCCTTGTTGGTGTTTCTGCTGCTTGCCGGATAAAAAAGAGCTGCCTTTGTTTGGCAACAAATGCTGTCTCTGTAGATCAGTGGGCTTTCCAGTTTAAACTATGGTCAACTATTCGAGAAGAACAAATATGTCGTTTCACATCTGATAGCAAAGAGAGATTCCGTGGTAATGCTGGAGTTGTTGTGACAACCTATAATATGGTTGCTTTTGGTGGTAAACGGTCTGAAGAATCTGAAAAGATTATTGAGGAAATAAGAAACAGAGAATGGGGATTGCTTCTCATGGACGAG GTGCATGTGGTTCCAGCCCATATGTTTCGGAAAGTTATTAGCATCACTAAGTCTCATTGCAAACTTGGGCTCACAG CTACACTTGTGAGAGAGGATGAACGGATTACAGATCTGAATTTCCTAATTGGTCCCAAGCTGTACGAGGCAAATTGGTTAGATCTTGTAAAAGGTGGGTTTATTGCAAATGTACAGTGTGCTGAAGTATGGTGCCCAATGACAAAGGAGTTTTTTGCTGAGTATTTGAAGAAAGAGAACTCCAAGAAGAGGCAG GCCCTTTATGTGATGAATCCAAATAAATTCAGAGCATGTGAATTCCTCATTAACTATCATGAAAGGGCACGTGGTGATAAAATTATAGTCTTTGCTGATAATCTTTTTGCTCTCACTGAGTATGCTATGAAACTCCGCAAACCAATGATATATGGTGCTACAAG CCATGTTGAGAGGACAAAAATTCTACATGCATTCAAAACTAGCAAGGAAGTAAATACTGTTTTTCTTTCCAAG GTTGGTGACAACTCAATCGATATTCCTGAAGCAAATGTGATAATTCAGATCTCTTCACATGCTGGTTCAAGGCGTCAAGAAGCTCAACGTTTGGGTCGTATTCTTAGGGCAAAG GGAAAGATTGAGGATAGGATGGCAGGGGGTAAGGAGGAGTATAATGCATTCTTTTATTCCCTCGTGTCAACTGATACCCAG GAGATGTATTACTCAACTAAGAGGCAGCAATTTCTAATTGATCAGGGTTACAGTTTTAAG GTAATTACAAGCTTGCCTCCATCCGATGAAGGATCTCGTTTGAGCTATCATCATCTTGAGGATCAGTTGGCTCTTCTTGGAAAG GTATTGAGTGCTGGTGATGATGCGGTTGGGTTAGAACAACTAGAAGAAGACACAGATGAAATAGCTCTTAACAGTGCCCGTCGTTCTCATGGATCCATGAGTGCCATGTCAGGTGCAAAGGGGATGGTTTATATGGAGTACAG TACTGGGCGTAAAGGCCAAGGACAGATTAAGAGCAAGCCGAAAGATCCAGCAAAGAGACACTTCTTATTTAAAAGACGATTTGGCGCAAGCTAA
- the LOC130712102 gene encoding AT-rich interactive domain-containing protein 2-like produces the protein MEDRSVFSNGSSLDCLGAETVGAFHGNGFCTVNDDPVADHEMAKQQHLFRELFPIYLKENSSRGIDRPVPVLLGDGQLVDLYKLFTAVKERGGCAVVSRKSLWGCVAQDLGLNLEVSPSVKLVYHRYLQEFEGWLRRTYEERKFENGDHGGDWGFNSLPLDLEKEFRGLLSSNPKEEETELVPSESDKIMKYIDLVNDKSDTHMSDAENENKCEGLQLVDGNGDAKLCNGGGEDGPSTLDSENAEKEFNSRKRKREEFSGMLNWIRNIGKRLLDPLPQPIPKPSKLKEYKGQDFFGLTLRAREALLVHKHEEPNSESSSLQKQKMHPNMYEDHVAEDHAAGDHVARGHQGTMALRSSKRLTSGQKHLCPSCITWIVCTSGNSHQCPNCDWFLICPLKKIDEAPLKKTGEAPLKNSDKAPLKKTGGASLKKFGNARPKRTDKKAYGAYFIQRQAELPQWTGKVSESDDTKWSGTRVWPSKHDAETATETDPIGRGRQENCSCKIPGSVECVRFHIAENRIKLNREVGFAAFYLWGFNSMGEEVCLQWTPEEEKRFKAIMGYKPSFIDKFWAVDNVSKHFRKKTRRDAVGYFFNVFILQLRSYQNRVTPEEIDSDDEEGFEFGSFTGFGMEAVKGLGPGDDFMECVENKQCFDFESVENKPCSDLECVDNKQCSDMEM, from the exons ATGGAAGATAGGTCAGTTTTCTCTAATGGTTCTTCCCTGGATTGCCTTGGAGCTGAAACTGTTGGTGCATTTCATGGTAACGGTTTTTGCACTGTAAACGATGATCCTGTTGCTGACCATGAAATGGCGAAACAGCAACATTTGTTTCGTGAGCTGTTTCCGATTTACCTCAAGGAGAATTCGTCTAGAGGCATTGACCGGCCTGTGCCGGTGTTGCTTGGTGATGGTCAATTAGTGGATTTGTACAAACTGTTCACCGCTGTGAAGGAAAGAGGAGGGTGTGCTGTGGTGTCGAGAAAAAGTTTGTGGGGGTGTGTGGCACAGGACTTAGGCTTAAACCTTGAGGTTTCGCCTTCGGTTAAATTAGTGTATCACAGGTATCTCCAAGAGTTTGAAGGATGGCTGAGGAGAACCTATGAAGAGAGGAAATTTGAAAATGGGGATCATGGGGGCGATTGGGGCTTTAACTCTTTGCCATTGGATTTGGAAAAGGAGTTTAGAGGCCTATTGTCCTCTAACCCAAAGGAAGAGGAGACTGAACTTGTGCCGTCGGAATCGGATAAAATTATGAAGTACATTGATTTGGTGAACGATAAGAGTGATACTCACATGTCGGACGCcgaaaatgaaaacaaatgtGAAGGTTTGCAGCTTGTTGATGGGAATGGTGATGCAAAATTATGCAATGGCGGTGGTGAGGATGGTCCTTCTACCTTGGATTCAGAAAATGCTGAGAAGGAATTCAACTCTCGCAAACGCAAAAGGGAAGAATTCTCAGGAATGCTAAACTGGATCAGGAATATTGGAAAGCGTCTTCTTGATCCCTTACCACAACCAATACCAAAACCATCAAAGTTGAAGGAGTATAAAGGCCAAGACTTTTTTGGTCTGACACTGAGGGCAAGAGAGGCTCTCTTGGTGCACAAGCATGAAGAACCAAACAGTGAATCATCTTCTTTGCAG AAGCAGAAGATGCATCCTAACATGTATGAGGATCATGTTGCTGAGGATCATGCTGCTGGGGATCATGTTGCCCGTGGTCATCAAGGTACAATGGCGTTGAGAAGTAGTAAAAGGCTCACCTCTGGTCAAAAACACCTGTGCCCTAGCTGCATTACGTGGATAGTGTGTACCTCTGGTAATAGTCACCAGTGCCCTAACTGCGATTGGTTTTTAATATGTCCTCTGAAGAAAATTGACGAGGCTCCTCTGAAGAAAACTGGCGAGGCTCCTCTGAAGAACTCTGACAAGGCTCCTCTGAAGAAAACTGGTGGGGCTTCTCTGAAGAAATTTGGTAATGCTCGTCCAAAGAGAACTGATAAAAAAGCTTATGGGGCTTATTTTATCCAAAGGCAAGCAGAACTCCCGCAATGGACTGGTAAAGTTTCTGAGAGCGACGACACTAAATGGTCTGGTACACGGGTGTGGCCTTCGAAACATGACGCAGAAACTGCTACTGAAACCGATCCTATTGGGAGAGGAAGACAGGAGAACTGCAGCTGCAAAATTCCAGGTTCTGTGGAATGCGTCAGGTTTCACATAGCAGAGAACAGGATCAAACTGAATCGGGAAGTGGGTTTCGCTGCATTTTACCTATGGGGTTTCAATTCCATGGGTGAGGAAGTGTGTCTTCAGTGGACACCCGAAGAAGAAAAGAGATTTAAGGCTATCATGGGGTATAAACCCTCCTTCATCGACAAGTTTTGGGCAGTGGACAATGTGTCCAAACACTTTCGAAAGAAGACAAGAAGAGATGCCGTAGGCTATTTCTTCAATGTCTTTATCCTTCAACTAAGAAGCTACCAGAATCGGGTGACTCCAGAGGAGATTGATagtgatgatgaagaaggattTGAATTTGGATCTTTCACTGGTTTCGGGATGGAAGCTGTCAAGGGTCTAGGCCCAGGTGATGATTTCATGGAGTGTGTAGAGAACAAGCAGTGCTTTGATTTTGAGAGTGTAGAGAACAAGCCGTGCTCTGATTTGGAGTGTGTAGACAACAAGCAGTGCTCTGATATGGAGATGTAG
- the LOC130711862 gene encoding two-component response regulator-like APRR9, with amino-acid sequence MSSDLYAFGTTFHTHSSSDLVSADGDVGDFPFFPDPFTCFTSSPTDEAQKSSISNPFDETLANSLDPFSPSFSSFSPPSSHLGSLSLYAANRVQQQQPLSSNGSNLATEYGCFSAFDESEVKSEESQMGVVHDYTCSTQKFIPHSYSGAEDLSKYMQRSFSSNCFEGKPSFLFQNSHHDASVDSSKFQKHEMNSPEHSVFSGQMRRVCSTGDLQNMKGNHMSPSEGPVLEESNFKVGRYSAEERKERISKYRAKRNQRNFNKTIKYACRKTLADNRPRIRGRFARNDETC; translated from the exons ATGTCTTCTGATCTCTATGCTTTTGGCACTACTTTCCACACACATTCAAGCTCAGACCTGGTTTCTGCTGATGGGGATGTTGGAGACTTTCCATTTTTCCCTGACCCTTTCACTTGCTTCACAAGTTCTCCCACTGATGAAGCTCAAAAGAGCTCAATTTCAAACCCATTTGATGAAACTCTTGCTAATTCTCTTGACCCATTTTCCCCgtctttttcctctttctctccccCAAGTTCCCACTTAGGAAGCCTCAGCCTTTATGCCGCCAACCGTGTGCAGCAGCAGCAGCCTCTGTCCTCAAATGGCTccaatttagcgacggaatatGGATGCTTCTCAGCTTTTGATGAGTCTGAAGTGAAAAGTGAGGAATCCCAAATGGGTGTTGTTCATGATTATACCTGCAGTACTCAGAAATTCATTCCTCACAGTTACAGTGGTGCTGAGGATTTGTCTAAGTACATGCAAAGAAGCTTCAGCAGTAACTGTTTTGAAGGGAAGCCAAGCTTTCTGTTCCAAAATTCTCACCATGATGCTTCAGTGGAttcatcaaaatttcaaaagCATGAGATGAATTCTCCTGAACACAGTGTCTTCTCTGGACAGATGAGGAGGGTGTGCAGCACAGGGGATTTGCAG AACATGAAAGGAAATCACATGTCTCCATCGGAAGGGCCTGTGTTGGAGGAATCAAACTTCAAAGTAGGGCGTTACAGTgctgaagaaaggaaagaaagaattTCTAAATACAGAGCCAAGAGAAACCAGAGGAACTTCAACAAGACCATTAAG TATGCATGCCGAAAGACACTAGCCGACAATCGACCACGCATACGTGGCAGGTTTGCACGCAACGATGAGACCTGCTAG
- the LOC130713835 gene encoding uncharacterized protein LOC130713835, protein MDTQEESSTFGPLTAMSSRNMSSSSSAFFSANQSPFFSPRTSSCHLSETLRPDTPSGRIHIDAAAPPSTSSVIPEPKSLVNAGFSFSEVAASGDLQKLDRISSSVGNGISSSTVSGYCHPYDDSCSGTKEKRSKRGRNQRTSSTPGSRSISSYRLKSCDVFIGLHGRKPPLLRFANWLRAELEIQGISCFLSDRAGCRNAFKLGIAEKAMDIASFGIVIITRKCFKNPYTIEELQFFSGKKNLVPIYFDLSPADCLVRDIIEKRGELWEKHGGDLWLLYGGLEQEWKYAVHALSRIEEWKLEAQDGYWRDCILRAVTLLAMRLGRRSVAEHLTKWREKVKEEELPFTRNENFIGRKKELSQLEFMLFGDVTGDSKQDYIELKARPKRRHLTINRGKSSVLDQRHMGHGDGSREQKEQVLWKESEKEIEMQSVEFSQRPHRPRLKRGGKYSRRKRGMNILYGKGIACVSGDSGIGKTELILEFAYRFHQRYKMVLWIGGESRYIRQNYLNLRSFLEVDVSVENSLEKTRIRGFEEQEEAAISRVRKELMRNVPYLVIIDNLESENDWWDHKLVMDLLPRFGGVTHVIISTRLPRIMNLEPLKLSYLSGVEAMSLMLGSGKDYPVAEVDALRSIEEKLGRLTLGLAIIGGILSELPITPSRLLDTINRMPLKEMSWSGKEAQSLRQNTFLLQLFDVCFSVFDHADGLRSLATRMVLVSGWFAPGAIQISLLALAAYKIPEKHKRTCFWKKLLQCLFTSSNTKKTELEASSLLLRFNIARSSTKQGYIQFNELIKLYARKRDVTGSAQAMVHAVISQGSMSQNLEHLWAACFLLFEFGHNPAIVELEVSEVLLLVKKVVLPLAIHTFITYSRCSASLELLHLCTNALEAADQALVTPVDKWLDKSLCWRSIKTNAQLNPCLWQELALCRATVLETRAKLMLRGAQFDIGDDLIRKAVFIRASICGEDHPDTISARETLSKLTRLTASVQIHA, encoded by the coding sequence ATGGATACTCAAGAAGAGAGTTCCACTTTTGGACCATTGACAGCAATGAGTTCAAGGAACatgtcatcatcatcttcagcatTTTTTTCAGCAAATCAATCACCATTCTTCTCTCCAAGAACATCATCATGTCATTTATCAGAGACTTTGAGACCTGATACACCAAGTGGAAGAATTCATATAGATGCTGCTGCTCCTCCCAGCACCAGTTCAGTGATTCCAGAACCAAAGTCTCTAGTAAATGCTGGATTTTCCTTCTCTGAGGTGGCTGCATCAGGTGATTTGCAGAAACTTGATCGAATATCTTCTTCTGTTGGCAATGGCATCTCCAGTAGCACCGTATCTGGTTACTGCCATCCCTACGACGATAGTTGTTCTGGAACGAAAGAGAAGCGAAGTAAGAGAGGAAGAAACCAAAGAACATCATCAACACCGGGTTCCAGATCGATTTCTTCTTACAGACTGAAGAGTTGTGATGTCTTCATAGGATTACATGGTCGTAAACCTCCTCTACTAAGATTCGCCAATTGGCTCCGCGCCGAGTTGGAAATTCAAGGCATCAGTTGCTTTTTATCAGACAGGGCTGGATGTAGGAACGCTTTCAAGCTTGGCATTGCAGAGAAAGCTATGGATATTGCTTCTTTTGGGATAGTGATTATAACGAGGAAGTGTTTCAAGAATCCTTATACCATTGAGGAGCTGCAGTTTTTCTCCGGCAAGAAGAATTTGGTCCCAATATACTTTGATTTGAGTCCTGCTGATTGTCTTGTCAGGGATATAATTGAGAAAAGGGGTGAGCTTTGGGAAAAACATGGAGGGGATCTTTGGTTATTGTATGGTGGGTTGGAACAGGAGTGGAAATATGCGGTTCATGCACTATCTCGGATTGAAGAATGGAAGTTGGAAGCTCAGGATGGATATTGGAGAGATTGCATACTGAGGGCTGTCACATTATTGGCAATGAGACTAGGCAGAAGAAGTGTTGCTGAGCATTTGACAAAATGGAGAGAAAAGGTGAAGGAAGAGGAGTTACCTTTCACTCGCAATGAGAATTTTATTGGCAGAAAGAAAGAGCTTTCTCAGCTGGAATTTATGCTTTTTGGTGATGTTACCGGAGATTCAAAGCAAGACTATATTGAGCTTAAGGCGAGACCGAAGAGAAGGCATTTGACAATCAATCGAGGTAAGAGTAGTGTGCTTGATCAAAGACATATGGGACATGGTGATGGAAGTAGGGAGCAAAAAGAACAAGTTCTATGGAAGGAGTCAGAAAAAGAGATTGAGATGCAAAGTGTTGAATTTTCTCAGAGGCCCCATCGTCCAAGGCTCAAACGTGGTGGAAAGTATTctagaagaaaaagaggaaTGAATATTTTGTATGGGAAAGGGATTGCCTGTGTATCAGGAGATTCAGGAATTGGAAAAACTGAACTCATTCTTGAGTTTGCTTACAGATTTCACCAGAGATACAAAATGGTTTTATGGATAGGAGGGGAGAGCAGGTATATAAGGCAAAATTATCTAAACCTCAGGTCCTTTTTAGAAGTTGATGTGAGTGTTGAGAATAGCTTGGAGAAAACTCGGATAAGAGGATTTGAAGAGCAGGAAGAAGCAGCAATTTCTCGAGTTCGCAAAGAGCTGATGAGAAACGTTCCATATCTCGTGATCATTGATAACTTGGAGAGCGAAAATGATTGGTGGGATCACAAACTTGTAATGGATCTTCTCCCTCGTTTTGGCGGAGTGACCCATGTGATCATATCTACACGCCTTCCTCGCATCATGAACTTGGAACCTTTGAAGCTCTCGTACTTATCTGGAGTTGAAGCAATGTCTCTAATGCTGGGAAGTGGCAAGGACTATCCAGTTGCAGAGGTTGATGCTCTGAGATCTATTGAAGAGAAGCTTGGAAGGTTAACTTTGGGCCTAGCTATTATTGGTGGAATTTTATCCGAGTTGCCGATAACTCCAAGCAGGCTCTTGGACACCATAAACAGAATGCCATTGAAGGAAATGTCATGGAGCGGTAAAGAAGCTCAATCACTCAGGCAGaacactttccttcttcaaCTCTTCGATGTTTGTTTCTCAGTATTTGATCACGCAGATGGCCTGAGGAGCTTGGCAACGCGAATGGTGCTGGTAAGTGGATGGTTTGCACCTGGTGCGATTCAAATTTCATTGTTGGCACTCGCTGCGTACAAGATACCAGAAAAGCATAAGAGGACTTGTTTCTGGAAAAAATTACTGCAATGCTTGTTCACATCCTCAAACACCAAAAAAACTGAGCTAGAAGCATCTTCTCTGCTACTAAGATTTAACATTGCAAGGAGTAGTACTAAGCAAGGATACATCCAATTCAACGAGCTCATCAAACTCTATGCGCGGAAAAGAGATGTCACCGGATCCGCGCAGGCAATGGTTCATGCTGTTATAAGTCAAGGATCAATGTCTCAAAATCTTGAGCATTTATGGGCTGCTTGCTTTCTGCTATTTGAATTTGGTCATAATCCTGCAATTGTTGAGCTCGAGGTTTCTGAGGTTTTACTTCTCGTTAAAAAAGTGGTTCTGCCTCTCGCAATTCACACTTTCATCACATACTCGCGATGCAGCGCTTCCCTTGAGCTTCTGCACCTGTGCACCAACGCGCTGGAAGCTGCTGACCAAGCATTAGTTACTCCGGTCGACAAGTGGTTGGACAAATCACTTTGTTGGAGGTCCATAAAAACTAATGCTCAGTTGAATCCTTGTCTTTGGCAAGAGCTGGCTTTATGCAGAGCCACTGTGCTTGAGACTAGGGCCAAGCTAATGCTAAGAGGTGCACAATTTGACATAGGGGATGATCTGATCCGGAAGGCCGTTTTTATCAGGGCTTCAATTTGTGGTGAAGATCATCCCGATACCATATCCGCGCGTGAAACATTGAGCAAACTCACCAGACTAACTGCAAGTGTTCAAATTCATGCTTGA
- the LOC130715784 gene encoding ubiquitin-conjugating enzyme E2 6-like isoform X1 — translation MSSPTKRRDMDFMKLMMSDYKVETINDDMQEFFVEFHGPKNSPYQDGVWKLKVEIPDAYPFKSPSIGFVNKIYHPNIDEPSGTICLDVINQRWSPMYDLINVFEVFLPQLLLYPNASDPMNADAADLMLKDPAAYEQKVREYCEKYAKPEDIGATQEESSTDDDDDEDEDEDEDDGASEDDYASSDDGIAGEPDP, via the exons ATGTCTTCCCCAACCAAGCGCCGAGACATGGATTTCATGAAGCT GATGATGAGTGATTACAAGGTGGAAACTATCAATGATGACATGCAAGAGTTCTTTGTGGAATTTCATGGACCTAAGAACA GTCCTTATCAAGATGGTGTTTGGAAATTAAAAGTGGAGATACCAGATGCTTATCCTTTTAAGTCTCCATCCATTGGTTTCGTCAACAAAATTTACCATCCTAATATTGATGAACC GTCTGGTACAATTTGCTTGGATGTTATTAATCAGAGATGGAGTCCCATGTATG ACCTTATTAACGTGTTCGAAGTTTTTCTTCCTCAACTCCTTCTGTACCCCAATGCATCAGATCCAATGAATGCTGATGCTGCTGATTTGATGCTGAAAGATCCTGCTGCTTATGAACAAAAAGTCAGAG AATATTGTGAAAAATATGCCAAGCCGGAAGATATTGGAGCTACTCAGGAGGAAAGTTctactgatgatgatgatgatgaggatgaggatgaggatgaggatgatggGGCGAGTGAAGATGATTATGCCTCTAGCGATGATGGTATTGCAGGCGAACCTGATCCATAG